AGCCACCGCTGCGCAGATCCCCCATTGAAAGCCGCGCGGCCCCGTCCTATATCAGTCTTGTTCCGCAAGGGACTATGGGCATAAACGCGCATGTAATAAACGGATCGGACCCGGGGGCGGTACCCGGCGGCTCCACCAATAAACCCTTGTTGGGGGTTCATGGGGCCGAAATAGGATCGACGAACGCGTAAAGATGTAGCTTTGTCCCGGTGAGATACCACCGTTATCGGTTCATAAAGCATAGTTGCCAACAACAATCGTGCTCCGGTTGCTCTGGCTGCGTAAGCAGTCCGAAAAACCGAAAATTAAGCCCTTGGGCCTAGCAGCTTAAGGCGGGGTTCGCAGGTACCTGGCAACAGAAACCTGCACTTCTCTCCCCCTTCATCCGCGACATTCGGCCAGCGCATTTCGGCGTGATTGACCGAACGGTGACCGCCTGTCAGCATGACCGGCATGGCCCCGGTGTCCGTTGTCAGTATCGCCCTGCTCGCAGCGCTTTGCGCGCCGAGGCTCCACGCCTGCGAAACCGCGCTGCTGCTGGCCATGGATGTCTCCAACTCCATCGATCCTTCCGAATACGCCATCCAGACCGAGGGTCTTGCCCTTGCCCTGGCCGACCCAGAGATCGCTGCGATTATGGTCGATGACCGCGTCGCCCTCGCCGTCCTGCAATGGTCCGGCCCCGGCCACCAGGTGCTCACGCTGGGCTGGACCGAGATCGCCGAGCCCGCCGATCTTGCCGGTTTCGCCGCTGCCGCCGGCGCCATGGAGCGCGCCTTTGTCCTGTCGGACACCGCGCCCGGCGCCGCCCTCGGCGCGGCGCTCGACGCCATCGAGCGCGCCCCGCCCTGCAAGCGGCGGGTGATCGACGTGTCGGGCGACGGCACTCCGAATTCCGGACCCCCGGCGTCGGCGGCGCGGGTGCGGGCCGAGCGCATGGGGGTGACGATCAACGGGCTGGCCATCGAGGGTCCGGGCAGCGGCCTGCCAGTCAGCAACTACTATCGGCAAGTGCTGATCACCCGCGACGGCTTCGTGATGACCGCGCGCAGCCACCGCGCCTATGCCGAGACCCTGCGCCGAAAAATCCTGCGCGAGATCGCGCAGATCCTCGGCTGAGCGCGTCATGAAAACGTCACGGGTGCCGGTGCACATGCCTGCTATGGCGTCTTTTTCCCAGTTATTCATGACCTTCCTGCGGATCGGGTTGCTAAGCTTCGGCGGCCCCGCCGCGCAGATCGCCCTGCTGCACCGCGAAATCGTCGAGGAGCGTCAGTGGCTCAACGAGCGGCAATACCTGCAGGCCCTCTCGTTCTGCATGCTGCTGCCCGGCCCCGAGGCCATGCAGCTTGCCACCTGGATCGGCTGGCGGCTGCGCGGCACCCTCGGTGGGCTGATCGCGGGCGGGCTTTTCTTGCTGCCCGGCGCGGTGCTGATCGCGGTTCTGGCGCTGGCCTATTCCAGCTACGGCGCCCGCCCCGAGGTCGCCGGGCTGATGCTCGGCGTCAAGGCCACGGTGATCGCGCTTGTCGCACAGGCGCTGCTCAAGCTCGGGCGCAAGGTGCTGCGGCGTCGCGGCGCGCTGCTGATCTCGCTCGCCGCCTTTGCTGCGCTCTACGTGCTGCACCTGCCCTTCCCGGTGGTGATCGCCTGCGCCGCGCTGACAGGCTGGTTCAGCCAGCCCTCCGGACCGGCCCCAGACGTGCAGCCCGT
The sequence above is a segment of the Alloyangia pacifica genome. Coding sequences within it:
- a CDS encoding DUF1194 domain-containing protein translates to MAPVSVVSIALLAALCAPRLHACETALLLAMDVSNSIDPSEYAIQTEGLALALADPEIAAIMVDDRVALAVLQWSGPGHQVLTLGWTEIAEPADLAGFAAAAGAMERAFVLSDTAPGAALGAALDAIERAPPCKRRVIDVSGDGTPNSGPPASAARVRAERMGVTINGLAIEGPGSGLPVSNYYRQVLITRDGFVMTARSHRAYAETLRRKILREIAQILG